A part of Drosophila bipectinata strain 14024-0381.07 chromosome 3L, DbipHiC1v2, whole genome shotgun sequence genomic DNA contains:
- the tral gene encoding protein LSM14 homolog B isoform X4 has product MSTGLPELGSKISLISKADIRYEGRLYTVDPQECTIALSSVRSFGTEDRDTQFQIAPQSQIYDYILFRGSDIKDIRVVNNHTLPHHNDPAIMQAQLQNAPPQGMPQHFPMPNAMGAPPQQPQQVPPQQQPPPHGAPSMPGGGNGGGGAPSGAPGYGNGNPFGNLAAANLANMVGNANAGSLAPGAGAPGSGAPFMHIGNQQQQKPQQQKQPNMLAGASRSTTPISLIISPTAELNQQHQQQLQQNTAQGGNGRDAGHKRQNHQQQHSNQQQQAQQQRGGSNNNMQQQRGGSGNDFYNQRDRRDSGRQMDNNYNSNNQRNRGGGGGGGGGNGMQQQRGGGGGGGNGGGGNGAWNMHRGGQNSNNMMMRNRGMGSRGPMRPNQGYRPQSANQNKPRNKIKFEGDFDFEQANNKFEELRSQLAKLKVADDAAKSTANSTATTTATNEQLNGETDKKDDSGNETGAGEHEPEEDDVHVCYDKTKSFFDNISCEAAQDRSKNKKNDWRQERKLNTETFGVSSTRRGSYRGRNHYYNNGNMGGGAGNGGMNSGYGGAPGYNRNNYRMGGGGGGNFRNRSNNRNNGGRDGNRGQPNIPNGNGNPAAALKAANNASDATATTATTKSTSLLPEQTQQVAAVSQ; this is encoded by the exons ATGAGTACGGGATTGCCGGAGTTGGGCTCTAAAATCAGCCTGATTTCTAAGGCGGACATCAGGTATGAAGGCCGCCTCTACACCGTGGATCCGCAGGAGTGCACCATTGCGCTCTCTAGTG TGCGCTCCTTCGGTACGGAGGATCGAGACACCCAGTTCCAGATAGCGCCTCAGTCGCAGATCTACGACTACATCCTCTTCCGCGGCTCGGACATCAAGGACATTCGAGTGGTCAACAATCATACTCTGCCGCACCACAATGACCCGGCGATCATGCAAGCGCAGCTCCAGAACGCACCGCCCCAGGGTATGCCCCAGCACTTTCCCATGCCCAATGCAATGGGTGCTCCACCCCAGCAGCCGCAACAGGtgccgccgcagcagcagccaccacCCCACGGGGCCCCCTCTATGCCGGGTGGCGGCAACGGAGGCGGTGGCGCTCCCAGTGGTGCACCAGGATATGGCAATGGAAATCCCTTCGGCAACCTGGCCGCTGCCAACTTAGCCAATATGGTGGGTAACGCGAACGCCGGTTCCCTGGCTCCGGGTGCAGGTGCTCCTGGAAGTGGAGCCCCTTTCATGCACATCGgaaatcagcagcagcagaagcccCAACAGCAAAAACAGCCAA ACATGCTGGCCGGAGCCTCCCGTTCCACAACGCCCATCAGCCTGATCATCAGTCCCACGGCAGAGCTTAaccagcagcatcagcagcagctgcaacaGAACACTGCCCAGGGTGGCAACGGGCGCGATGCAGGTCATAAGCGCCAgaaccaccagcagcagcattcgaatcagcagcaacaggcgcagcagcagcgagGCGGCTCCAACAACAACATGCAGCAGCAGCGCGGAGGAAGCGGCAACGACTTCTACAACCAGCGGGATCGCCGTGACTCTGGTCGCCAGATGGATAACAACTACAACAGCAATAATCAGCGTAACCGTGGcggcggaggcggaggcggtggcggCAATGGAATGCAGCAACAGCgaggaggcggcggcggcggtggcaaTGGAGGTGGCGGCAACGGAGCCTGGAACATGCACCGCGGTGGCCAGAACTCAAACAACATGATGATGCGTAATCGCGGCATGGGATCACGAGGTCCCATGAGACCAAATCAG GGATATCGTCCGCAGTCGGCCAATCAGAACAAGCCTCGCAACAAGATCAAGTTCGAGGGCGACTTCGACTTCGAGCAGGCCAACAACAAGTTCGAGGAACTGCGCTCCCAACTGGCGAAGCTCAAGGTGGCCGATGATGCTGCCAAATCAACCGCCAACTCGACGGCAACCACAACTGCAACCAATGAGCAG CTTAATGGCGAGACGGACAAGAAGGATGACTCTGGAAACGAAACCGGTGCCGGGGAGCATGAGCCGGAGGAGGATGATGTCCATGTTTGCTATGACAAGACCAAGTCGTTCTTCGACAACATTTCGTGCGAAGCTGCCCAGGATCGCAGCAAGAACAAGAAGAACGATTGGCGCCAGGAGCGCAAGTTAAACACCGAGACCTTTGGCGTTTCCTCAACACGTCGTGGCAG CTACCGTGGACGCAACCATTACTACAACAATGGAAACATGGGCGGCGGAGCGGGCAACGGAGGCATGAACTCTGGATATGGTGGAGCGCCCGGCTACAATCGCAACAACTATCGAATGggtggcggcggtggaggAAACTTCCGCAACCGAAGCAACAATCGAAACAATGGCGGCCGTGATGGAAACCGTGGTCAACCCAACATACCCAATGGTAATGGCAACCCCGCCGCTGCCCTAAAAGCAGCCAATAATGCTTCGGACGCGACTGCAACAACTGCGACGACGAAATCGACGTCCCTCTTGCCAGAGCAGACGCAACAGGTGGCGGCAGTTT CTCAATAA
- the tral gene encoding protein LSM14 homolog B isoform X1, with protein MSTGLPELGSKISLISKADIRYEGRLYTVDPQECTIALSSVRSFGTEDRDTQFQIAPQSQIYDYILFRGSDIKDIRVVNNHTLPHHNDPAIMQAQLQNAPPQGMPQHFPMPNAMGAPPQQPQQVPPQQQPPPHGAPSMPGGGNGGGGAPSGAPGYGNGNPFGNLAAANLANMVGNANAGSLAPGAGAPGSGAPFMHIGNQQQQKPQQQKQPISVLDMLAGASRSTTPISLIISPTAELNQQHQQQLQQNTAQGGNGRDAGHKRQNHQQQHSNQQQQAQQQRGGSNNNMQQQRGGSGNDFYNQRDRRDSGRQMDNNYNSNNQRNRGGGGGGGGGNGMQQQRGGGGGGGNGGGGNGAWNMHRGGQNSNNMMMRNRGMGSRGPMRPNQGYRPQSANQNKPRNKIKFEGDFDFEQANNKFEELRSQLAKLKVADDAAKSTANSTATTTATNEQVGEKVEGAHTLNGETDKKDDSGNETGAGEHEPEEDDVHVCYDKTKSFFDNISCEAAQDRSKNKKNDWRQERKLNTETFGVSSTRRGSYRGRNHYYNNGNMGGGAGNGGMNSGYGGAPGYNRNNYRMGGGGGGNFRNRSNNRNNGGRDGNRGQPNIPNGNGNPAAALKAANNASDATATTATTKSTSLLPEQTQQVAAVSQ; from the exons ATGAGTACGGGATTGCCGGAGTTGGGCTCTAAAATCAGCCTGATTTCTAAGGCGGACATCAGGTATGAAGGCCGCCTCTACACCGTGGATCCGCAGGAGTGCACCATTGCGCTCTCTAGTG TGCGCTCCTTCGGTACGGAGGATCGAGACACCCAGTTCCAGATAGCGCCTCAGTCGCAGATCTACGACTACATCCTCTTCCGCGGCTCGGACATCAAGGACATTCGAGTGGTCAACAATCATACTCTGCCGCACCACAATGACCCGGCGATCATGCAAGCGCAGCTCCAGAACGCACCGCCCCAGGGTATGCCCCAGCACTTTCCCATGCCCAATGCAATGGGTGCTCCACCCCAGCAGCCGCAACAGGtgccgccgcagcagcagccaccacCCCACGGGGCCCCCTCTATGCCGGGTGGCGGCAACGGAGGCGGTGGCGCTCCCAGTGGTGCACCAGGATATGGCAATGGAAATCCCTTCGGCAACCTGGCCGCTGCCAACTTAGCCAATATGGTGGGTAACGCGAACGCCGGTTCCCTGGCTCCGGGTGCAGGTGCTCCTGGAAGTGGAGCCCCTTTCATGCACATCGgaaatcagcagcagcagaagcccCAACAGCAAAAACAGCCAA TTTCCGTTTTAGACATGCTGGCCGGAGCCTCCCGTTCCACAACGCCCATCAGCCTGATCATCAGTCCCACGGCAGAGCTTAaccagcagcatcagcagcagctgcaacaGAACACTGCCCAGGGTGGCAACGGGCGCGATGCAGGTCATAAGCGCCAgaaccaccagcagcagcattcgaatcagcagcaacaggcgcagcagcagcgagGCGGCTCCAACAACAACATGCAGCAGCAGCGCGGAGGAAGCGGCAACGACTTCTACAACCAGCGGGATCGCCGTGACTCTGGTCGCCAGATGGATAACAACTACAACAGCAATAATCAGCGTAACCGTGGcggcggaggcggaggcggtggcggCAATGGAATGCAGCAACAGCgaggaggcggcggcggcggtggcaaTGGAGGTGGCGGCAACGGAGCCTGGAACATGCACCGCGGTGGCCAGAACTCAAACAACATGATGATGCGTAATCGCGGCATGGGATCACGAGGTCCCATGAGACCAAATCAG GGATATCGTCCGCAGTCGGCCAATCAGAACAAGCCTCGCAACAAGATCAAGTTCGAGGGCGACTTCGACTTCGAGCAGGCCAACAACAAGTTCGAGGAACTGCGCTCCCAACTGGCGAAGCTCAAGGTGGCCGATGATGCTGCCAAATCAACCGCCAACTCGACGGCAACCACAACTGCAACCAATGAGCAGGTGGGTGAAAAGGTTGAGGGCGCCCATACA CTTAATGGCGAGACGGACAAGAAGGATGACTCTGGAAACGAAACCGGTGCCGGGGAGCATGAGCCGGAGGAGGATGATGTCCATGTTTGCTATGACAAGACCAAGTCGTTCTTCGACAACATTTCGTGCGAAGCTGCCCAGGATCGCAGCAAGAACAAGAAGAACGATTGGCGCCAGGAGCGCAAGTTAAACACCGAGACCTTTGGCGTTTCCTCAACACGTCGTGGCAG CTACCGTGGACGCAACCATTACTACAACAATGGAAACATGGGCGGCGGAGCGGGCAACGGAGGCATGAACTCTGGATATGGTGGAGCGCCCGGCTACAATCGCAACAACTATCGAATGggtggcggcggtggaggAAACTTCCGCAACCGAAGCAACAATCGAAACAATGGCGGCCGTGATGGAAACCGTGGTCAACCCAACATACCCAATGGTAATGGCAACCCCGCCGCTGCCCTAAAAGCAGCCAATAATGCTTCGGACGCGACTGCAACAACTGCGACGACGAAATCGACGTCCCTCTTGCCAGAGCAGACGCAACAGGTGGCGGCAGTTT CTCAATAA
- the tral gene encoding protein LSM14 homolog B isoform X3, producing MSTGLPELGSKISLISKADIRYEGRLYTVDPQECTIALSSVRSFGTEDRDTQFQIAPQSQIYDYILFRGSDIKDIRVVNNHTLPHHNDPAIMQAQLQNAPPQGMPQHFPMPNAMGAPPQQPQQVPPQQQPPPHGAPSMPGGGNGGGGAPSGAPGYGNGNPFGNLAAANLANMVGNANAGSLAPGAGAPGSGAPFMHIGNQQQQKPQQQKQPISVLDMLAGASRSTTPISLIISPTAELNQQHQQQLQQNTAQGGNGRDAGHKRQNHQQQHSNQQQQAQQQRGGSNNNMQQQRGGSGNDFYNQRDRRDSGRQMDNNYNSNNQRNRGGGGGGGGGNGMQQQRGGGGGGGNGGGGNGAWNMHRGGQNSNNMMMRNRGMGSRGPMRPNQGYRPQSANQNKPRNKIKFEGDFDFEQANNKFEELRSQLAKLKVADDAAKSTANSTATTTATNEQLNGETDKKDDSGNETGAGEHEPEEDDVHVCYDKTKSFFDNISCEAAQDRSKNKKNDWRQERKLNTETFGVSSTRRGSYRGRNHYYNNGNMGGGAGNGGMNSGYGGAPGYNRNNYRMGGGGGGNFRNRSNNRNNGGRDGNRGQPNIPNGNGNPAAALKAANNASDATATTATTKSTSLLPEQTQQVAAVSQ from the exons ATGAGTACGGGATTGCCGGAGTTGGGCTCTAAAATCAGCCTGATTTCTAAGGCGGACATCAGGTATGAAGGCCGCCTCTACACCGTGGATCCGCAGGAGTGCACCATTGCGCTCTCTAGTG TGCGCTCCTTCGGTACGGAGGATCGAGACACCCAGTTCCAGATAGCGCCTCAGTCGCAGATCTACGACTACATCCTCTTCCGCGGCTCGGACATCAAGGACATTCGAGTGGTCAACAATCATACTCTGCCGCACCACAATGACCCGGCGATCATGCAAGCGCAGCTCCAGAACGCACCGCCCCAGGGTATGCCCCAGCACTTTCCCATGCCCAATGCAATGGGTGCTCCACCCCAGCAGCCGCAACAGGtgccgccgcagcagcagccaccacCCCACGGGGCCCCCTCTATGCCGGGTGGCGGCAACGGAGGCGGTGGCGCTCCCAGTGGTGCACCAGGATATGGCAATGGAAATCCCTTCGGCAACCTGGCCGCTGCCAACTTAGCCAATATGGTGGGTAACGCGAACGCCGGTTCCCTGGCTCCGGGTGCAGGTGCTCCTGGAAGTGGAGCCCCTTTCATGCACATCGgaaatcagcagcagcagaagcccCAACAGCAAAAACAGCCAA TTTCCGTTTTAGACATGCTGGCCGGAGCCTCCCGTTCCACAACGCCCATCAGCCTGATCATCAGTCCCACGGCAGAGCTTAaccagcagcatcagcagcagctgcaacaGAACACTGCCCAGGGTGGCAACGGGCGCGATGCAGGTCATAAGCGCCAgaaccaccagcagcagcattcgaatcagcagcaacaggcgcagcagcagcgagGCGGCTCCAACAACAACATGCAGCAGCAGCGCGGAGGAAGCGGCAACGACTTCTACAACCAGCGGGATCGCCGTGACTCTGGTCGCCAGATGGATAACAACTACAACAGCAATAATCAGCGTAACCGTGGcggcggaggcggaggcggtggcggCAATGGAATGCAGCAACAGCgaggaggcggcggcggcggtggcaaTGGAGGTGGCGGCAACGGAGCCTGGAACATGCACCGCGGTGGCCAGAACTCAAACAACATGATGATGCGTAATCGCGGCATGGGATCACGAGGTCCCATGAGACCAAATCAG GGATATCGTCCGCAGTCGGCCAATCAGAACAAGCCTCGCAACAAGATCAAGTTCGAGGGCGACTTCGACTTCGAGCAGGCCAACAACAAGTTCGAGGAACTGCGCTCCCAACTGGCGAAGCTCAAGGTGGCCGATGATGCTGCCAAATCAACCGCCAACTCGACGGCAACCACAACTGCAACCAATGAGCAG CTTAATGGCGAGACGGACAAGAAGGATGACTCTGGAAACGAAACCGGTGCCGGGGAGCATGAGCCGGAGGAGGATGATGTCCATGTTTGCTATGACAAGACCAAGTCGTTCTTCGACAACATTTCGTGCGAAGCTGCCCAGGATCGCAGCAAGAACAAGAAGAACGATTGGCGCCAGGAGCGCAAGTTAAACACCGAGACCTTTGGCGTTTCCTCAACACGTCGTGGCAG CTACCGTGGACGCAACCATTACTACAACAATGGAAACATGGGCGGCGGAGCGGGCAACGGAGGCATGAACTCTGGATATGGTGGAGCGCCCGGCTACAATCGCAACAACTATCGAATGggtggcggcggtggaggAAACTTCCGCAACCGAAGCAACAATCGAAACAATGGCGGCCGTGATGGAAACCGTGGTCAACCCAACATACCCAATGGTAATGGCAACCCCGCCGCTGCCCTAAAAGCAGCCAATAATGCTTCGGACGCGACTGCAACAACTGCGACGACGAAATCGACGTCCCTCTTGCCAGAGCAGACGCAACAGGTGGCGGCAGTTT CTCAATAA
- the tral gene encoding protein LSM14 homolog B isoform X2 translates to MSTGLPELGSKISLISKADIRYEGRLYTVDPQECTIALSSVRSFGTEDRDTQFQIAPQSQIYDYILFRGSDIKDIRVVNNHTLPHHNDPAIMQAQLQNAPPQGMPQHFPMPNAMGAPPQQPQQVPPQQQPPPHGAPSMPGGGNGGGGAPSGAPGYGNGNPFGNLAAANLANMVGNANAGSLAPGAGAPGSGAPFMHIGNQQQQKPQQQKQPNMLAGASRSTTPISLIISPTAELNQQHQQQLQQNTAQGGNGRDAGHKRQNHQQQHSNQQQQAQQQRGGSNNNMQQQRGGSGNDFYNQRDRRDSGRQMDNNYNSNNQRNRGGGGGGGGGNGMQQQRGGGGGGGNGGGGNGAWNMHRGGQNSNNMMMRNRGMGSRGPMRPNQGYRPQSANQNKPRNKIKFEGDFDFEQANNKFEELRSQLAKLKVADDAAKSTANSTATTTATNEQVGEKVEGAHTLNGETDKKDDSGNETGAGEHEPEEDDVHVCYDKTKSFFDNISCEAAQDRSKNKKNDWRQERKLNTETFGVSSTRRGSYRGRNHYYNNGNMGGGAGNGGMNSGYGGAPGYNRNNYRMGGGGGGNFRNRSNNRNNGGRDGNRGQPNIPNGNGNPAAALKAANNASDATATTATTKSTSLLPEQTQQVAAVSQ, encoded by the exons ATGAGTACGGGATTGCCGGAGTTGGGCTCTAAAATCAGCCTGATTTCTAAGGCGGACATCAGGTATGAAGGCCGCCTCTACACCGTGGATCCGCAGGAGTGCACCATTGCGCTCTCTAGTG TGCGCTCCTTCGGTACGGAGGATCGAGACACCCAGTTCCAGATAGCGCCTCAGTCGCAGATCTACGACTACATCCTCTTCCGCGGCTCGGACATCAAGGACATTCGAGTGGTCAACAATCATACTCTGCCGCACCACAATGACCCGGCGATCATGCAAGCGCAGCTCCAGAACGCACCGCCCCAGGGTATGCCCCAGCACTTTCCCATGCCCAATGCAATGGGTGCTCCACCCCAGCAGCCGCAACAGGtgccgccgcagcagcagccaccacCCCACGGGGCCCCCTCTATGCCGGGTGGCGGCAACGGAGGCGGTGGCGCTCCCAGTGGTGCACCAGGATATGGCAATGGAAATCCCTTCGGCAACCTGGCCGCTGCCAACTTAGCCAATATGGTGGGTAACGCGAACGCCGGTTCCCTGGCTCCGGGTGCAGGTGCTCCTGGAAGTGGAGCCCCTTTCATGCACATCGgaaatcagcagcagcagaagcccCAACAGCAAAAACAGCCAA ACATGCTGGCCGGAGCCTCCCGTTCCACAACGCCCATCAGCCTGATCATCAGTCCCACGGCAGAGCTTAaccagcagcatcagcagcagctgcaacaGAACACTGCCCAGGGTGGCAACGGGCGCGATGCAGGTCATAAGCGCCAgaaccaccagcagcagcattcgaatcagcagcaacaggcgcagcagcagcgagGCGGCTCCAACAACAACATGCAGCAGCAGCGCGGAGGAAGCGGCAACGACTTCTACAACCAGCGGGATCGCCGTGACTCTGGTCGCCAGATGGATAACAACTACAACAGCAATAATCAGCGTAACCGTGGcggcggaggcggaggcggtggcggCAATGGAATGCAGCAACAGCgaggaggcggcggcggcggtggcaaTGGAGGTGGCGGCAACGGAGCCTGGAACATGCACCGCGGTGGCCAGAACTCAAACAACATGATGATGCGTAATCGCGGCATGGGATCACGAGGTCCCATGAGACCAAATCAG GGATATCGTCCGCAGTCGGCCAATCAGAACAAGCCTCGCAACAAGATCAAGTTCGAGGGCGACTTCGACTTCGAGCAGGCCAACAACAAGTTCGAGGAACTGCGCTCCCAACTGGCGAAGCTCAAGGTGGCCGATGATGCTGCCAAATCAACCGCCAACTCGACGGCAACCACAACTGCAACCAATGAGCAGGTGGGTGAAAAGGTTGAGGGCGCCCATACA CTTAATGGCGAGACGGACAAGAAGGATGACTCTGGAAACGAAACCGGTGCCGGGGAGCATGAGCCGGAGGAGGATGATGTCCATGTTTGCTATGACAAGACCAAGTCGTTCTTCGACAACATTTCGTGCGAAGCTGCCCAGGATCGCAGCAAGAACAAGAAGAACGATTGGCGCCAGGAGCGCAAGTTAAACACCGAGACCTTTGGCGTTTCCTCAACACGTCGTGGCAG CTACCGTGGACGCAACCATTACTACAACAATGGAAACATGGGCGGCGGAGCGGGCAACGGAGGCATGAACTCTGGATATGGTGGAGCGCCCGGCTACAATCGCAACAACTATCGAATGggtggcggcggtggaggAAACTTCCGCAACCGAAGCAACAATCGAAACAATGGCGGCCGTGATGGAAACCGTGGTCAACCCAACATACCCAATGGTAATGGCAACCCCGCCGCTGCCCTAAAAGCAGCCAATAATGCTTCGGACGCGACTGCAACAACTGCGACGACGAAATCGACGTCCCTCTTGCCAGAGCAGACGCAACAGGTGGCGGCAGTTT CTCAATAA